A region of Candidatus Methylomirabilota bacterium DNA encodes the following proteins:
- a CDS encoding thioesterase family protein, which translates to MLVSTKIRVRYKDTDCMQVVYYGNYLTYFEVGRVEFLRQQGLPMSVVDRKVHLPVVEAVVRYVRAARLDDLLEVRCWVSEHKRASFRFAYEILSEEGETVATGSTLHACLDPATSKMIAVPPWLRDVVAVVQPGPKPGA; encoded by the coding sequence ATGCTCGTGTCCACGAAAATCCGGGTCCGCTACAAGGACACGGACTGCATGCAGGTCGTCTACTACGGCAACTACCTCACCTACTTCGAGGTGGGCCGCGTCGAGTTCCTCCGCCAGCAGGGGCTCCCGATGTCGGTCGTGGACCGGAAGGTCCACCTTCCCGTGGTCGAGGCGGTCGTGCGCTACGTCCGCGCCGCGCGCCTCGACGACCTGCTCGAGGTCCGCTGTTGGGTGAGTGAGCACAAGCGCGCGAGCTTTCGGTTCGCCTATGAGATCCTGAGCGAGGAAGGCGAGACGGTGGCCACGGGGTCGACGCTCCACGCCTGCTTGGATCCAGCCACGAGCAAGATGATCGCGGTGCCCCCGTGGCTGCGAGACGTCGTGGCCGTCGTTCAGCCGGGGCCGAAGCCCGGTGCGTAA